In one window of Kosmotoga pacifica DNA:
- the aspS gene encoding aspartate--tRNA ligase has protein sequence MEKRTHNCGELRKKDVGKEVVLNGWVDRIRDLGGIKFVLLRDRYGYTQVVFNPEDKELYEKALSLSPEYVISIRGKVMERPQDAVNPKMPTGEIEVHAVSLSILSESQTPPIYVNIDDESSEELRLKYRYLDLRRPKMQRNLILRHKVVQAIRRFLNNLDFLEIETPVLTKSTPEGARDFLVPSRLKPGKFYALPQSPQLFKQLLMVAGLDRYYQIVKCYRDEDFRADRQPEFTQVDLEMSFVDEEDVFEVVEGMLKAALEEATGIELPDKFDRMTYDEAIDQYGSDRPDRRYGMELHDITDIFKSTGFRVISSSIETGGVVRAFKIQGLASRFTRKLIDQYTELAKSQGLGGLIWIKIENELKSSILKFCGEEVQSVAERLGAMNGDIIFVAVGERELVSKALGKVREKVIAEELPVAEGIDILWITEFPMFSFNEEEKRIEAEHHPFTMPDLNDLSRYKDTNPLKIKSRAYDLVINGYEIGSGSVRIHRQDIQNEIFKLIGLSDEEANKKFGFLLEAFKYGPPPHAGIALGLDRLVAILAGANSIRDVIAFPKTASGSDPMTGAPSEVSQQQLKELKLMLMDGRGE, from the coding sequence TTGGAAAAGAGGACCCATAACTGTGGTGAACTTAGGAAAAAGGATGTTGGTAAAGAAGTTGTCCTGAATGGTTGGGTTGATCGCATAAGGGACCTTGGAGGAATAAAATTTGTTCTGCTTCGTGATAGGTATGGATACACGCAGGTGGTTTTCAATCCAGAAGATAAAGAATTATATGAAAAGGCTCTTTCTTTGTCTCCTGAATACGTGATTTCCATCAGGGGTAAGGTTATGGAAAGACCTCAGGATGCCGTTAATCCCAAAATGCCCACGGGAGAAATCGAGGTTCATGCGGTTTCTTTGAGTATACTTTCTGAGTCACAGACACCACCCATTTATGTGAACATAGATGATGAATCCTCAGAAGAGCTACGATTGAAATACCGTTATCTCGACTTAAGGCGTCCAAAAATGCAGCGTAATTTAATCCTACGCCACAAAGTCGTTCAGGCTATCAGGCGGTTTCTGAACAATCTGGATTTTCTGGAAATCGAGACTCCAGTGCTCACAAAATCCACACCTGAGGGTGCAAGGGACTTTCTGGTTCCTTCAAGGTTAAAACCGGGAAAATTCTATGCTCTTCCACAATCGCCACAGCTTTTCAAGCAACTCCTGATGGTCGCAGGCCTGGATCGTTACTATCAGATAGTAAAATGCTATAGAGACGAGGATTTCAGGGCTGACCGTCAACCTGAGTTTACACAGGTAGACCTCGAGATGTCCTTCGTGGACGAAGAGGATGTCTTTGAAGTGGTAGAGGGGATGCTTAAAGCGGCCTTAGAAGAAGCAACTGGAATAGAGCTACCAGATAAATTTGATAGAATGACATATGATGAAGCCATAGATCAGTATGGTAGTGACAGACCCGACAGAAGATATGGAATGGAGCTCCACGATATAACCGATATCTTCAAGTCCACGGGATTCAGAGTGATTTCGAGTTCGATTGAAACCGGGGGTGTTGTCAGGGCATTCAAAATTCAGGGACTGGCGAGCAGATTCACCCGTAAGCTGATAGATCAATATACTGAACTTGCTAAATCTCAGGGACTTGGTGGACTCATCTGGATAAAGATCGAAAATGAATTGAAATCTTCAATTTTGAAGTTTTGTGGCGAAGAGGTGCAATCAGTCGCTGAGCGTTTGGGTGCGATGAATGGCGACATTATCTTCGTGGCCGTCGGTGAACGGGAACTCGTTTCAAAAGCCCTCGGAAAAGTGCGCGAGAAAGTAATCGCCGAGGAACTTCCAGTTGCTGAAGGAATCGATATTCTGTGGATAACAGAATTCCCTATGTTTTCCTTCAACGAAGAAGAAAAACGGATCGAAGCCGAACACCATCCTTTCACCATGCCGGACTTGAATGACCTATCACGCTATAAGGACACCAACCCGCTAAAAATAAAATCTCGCGCATATGATCTCGTGATAAATGGGTACGAAATCGGGAGTGGGAGCGTGCGAATTCACAGACAGGACATCCAGAACGAGATCTTCAAACTTATCGGTCTCTCCGATGAAGAAGCGAACAAGAAATTTGGGTTCCTACTCGAGGCTTTTAAATATGGTCCACCTCCTCATGCTGGTATTGCCCTCGGCCTTGACCGATTGGTAGCAATTTTAGCAGGAGCCAATTCAATAAGAGATGTTATAGCCTTCCCTAAAACAGCTAGCGGCTCCGATCCTATGACTGGTGCCCCTTCTGAAGTATCGCAACAGCAATTGAAAGAACTGAAATTGATGTTGATGGATGGTAGGGGAGAATAG
- the cmk gene encoding (d)CMP kinase, translating to MGMKIAIDGPAGSGKSTVAKLLAKRLGFEYVDTGAMYRAIAWKAFRSGYSPNDRPGISKIIESTTFSLKNNQLFMDGSPIGDEIRTSEISMLSSAIAKIPEVRAFLTEEQRKLAANRDVVMEGRDIGTVVLPDAEYKFFIKASAEERAKRRLSQLKEIGIDAEYETILKEIVARDINDSSRDIAPLKPADDAIVIDTTDMPLEEVINYILKRMGIE from the coding sequence ATAGGAATGAAGATTGCCATTGACGGTCCTGCTGGTTCTGGAAAATCGACTGTAGCAAAGTTACTCGCTAAAAGACTGGGATTTGAATATGTCGATACCGGTGCTATGTATAGAGCTATCGCGTGGAAGGCATTCAGATCCGGGTATTCTCCGAATGATAGACCCGGGATATCAAAGATCATAGAAAGTACAACTTTTTCATTAAAGAACAATCAGCTCTTTATGGATGGTAGTCCTATCGGTGATGAAATTAGAACTTCAGAAATTTCAATGCTCTCTTCGGCAATCGCGAAAATACCGGAAGTCAGAGCCTTTCTCACAGAGGAACAAAGGAAATTGGCTGCTAACAGAGACGTTGTGATGGAAGGTAGGGACATAGGAACTGTTGTTCTGCCCGATGCCGAATACAAGTTCTTTATTAAGGCTTCAGCGGAAGAACGCGCAAAGCGCAGGTTATCTCAGCTCAAAGAAATAGGTATAGATGCCGAGTACGAAACTATCCTGAAAGAAATAGTCGCCCGAGACATAAACGATTCATCCCGGGATATAGCCCCTTTAAAGCCAGCTGACGATGCCATCGTGATAGATACAACGGACATGCCACTGGAAGAAGTCATAAATTACATCTTAAAGAGGATGGGGATTGAATGA
- the ispH gene encoding 4-hydroxy-3-methylbut-2-enyl diphosphate reductase — MKIYMAASTGFCYGVNRAVTTCERLLKSGVTLYSQGELVHNEEVVKHLRKLGLKVLNNGKFPLKPEQGSAVVIRAHGVPPNIESALKKSFERVIDLTCPIVYNVFRLAEKLEKQGKLLVIFGRKDHAEVNALCGRVKNYVIVEPGYDPSTVYSTILKKATKRIALISQTTMDHREFMDFAEQVKLVVDLEVEIFDTICNVTVKREEEARELATRCAAVVVVGGKHSSNTKKLVTIVEKSGKPAFHVRSPEELPPLQEFESVGIISGTSTPYTQIQRILDYIETKYEGEVIHNG; from the coding sequence ATGAAAATTTACATGGCAGCTTCGACAGGTTTTTGCTATGGAGTAAATCGAGCTGTCACTACCTGCGAAAGATTACTTAAAAGCGGTGTGACTCTATATTCTCAGGGTGAACTCGTTCACAATGAAGAAGTGGTGAAACACCTCAGAAAACTCGGTCTCAAAGTTCTGAACAATGGGAAATTCCCTTTGAAACCTGAGCAAGGTTCTGCTGTTGTCATAAGGGCTCACGGTGTCCCACCAAATATAGAAAGTGCTTTGAAGAAAAGCTTTGAAAGAGTCATAGACCTGACCTGTCCGATAGTGTACAATGTATTTAGACTGGCTGAAAAACTAGAAAAACAGGGCAAACTTCTGGTCATATTCGGTAGAAAGGATCACGCTGAAGTGAATGCTCTCTGCGGGAGAGTTAAAAATTACGTTATTGTCGAGCCCGGTTACGATCCCTCGACAGTTTATTCAACAATATTGAAAAAGGCAACTAAGCGAATCGCATTGATTTCCCAAACCACGATGGATCACCGGGAATTCATGGATTTTGCCGAACAGGTTAAACTGGTCGTAGATTTAGAGGTAGAAATCTTTGACACTATTTGTAATGTAACCGTTAAAAGGGAAGAAGAAGCTAGAGAACTCGCCACTAGATGCGCTGCTGTGGTGGTAGTGGGTGGCAAGCACAGTTCCAACACTAAGAAACTTGTTACTATTGTTGAAAAATCTGGCAAGCCAGCGTTTCACGTCAGATCGCCGGAAGAATTACCCCCACTCCAAGAATTCGAGAGTGTGGGTATTATAAGTGGCACTTCTACACCATATACCCAAATCCAGAGAATTCTGGATTACATAGAAACCAAATACGAAGGGGAGGTTATCCATAATGGATGA
- a CDS encoding S1 RNA-binding domain-containing protein, whose product MDEVRKNNEENLSMDEIFESMDDFSMRRGSVKEAEVYSLQPDGLLVLFDGKLDGFVPESELVHPLKEYKIGDKIKVTILKVNEEEGRSTASEIRVFRRDALKTVENKFKNNETIQGKIVAKVSSGYNVRLLNVIDAFLPGSHSGLRIDDEIPEESLDFKIIAFRRSRRGAPRIVVSLKELKEQRIKAYFDSIKEGYMITGTVESIKKFGAFVKLTNDITGLIPASEVSWDSSVRIEDVLKLGDKIEAKVIGIDREKRKISLSLKQLQKDPWDDIEERFPVGTVHNGKVKSIVPFGFFVALENGIEGLVHISEVFWGNTRKKLQEVVKVGDEVLVKVKDIDRKKRTISLSYREALGDPWDDIESRYNVGKVVEGTVVKVLPTGVIIELEEYVSGFVPLSEVSWNFVDKIEDVVKEGDTVSVQVISLDKENRRMRLSLKKATEDPWKRVAEELKVGDYVSGTITRTIKSGAIVLVDDYNVEAFLPVSQVSDKKVENIEDAINPGLKQNFKIIRLVYEPENDSRNMVVSIRQYLKDIEKRETEEALKELSSEDTSTLSLGDKLKEHLEKEDTSE is encoded by the coding sequence ATGGATGAAGTAAGAAAGAACAATGAGGAAAACCTCAGCATGGATGAGATTTTTGAGAGTATGGACGATTTTTCTATGAGAAGGGGGAGCGTCAAAGAAGCAGAGGTTTATTCATTACAGCCTGATGGGCTTCTTGTCCTGTTTGACGGAAAACTCGATGGATTTGTACCAGAGTCCGAACTTGTGCACCCTCTCAAAGAATACAAAATCGGGGATAAGATAAAAGTCACCATACTGAAGGTCAATGAAGAAGAGGGAAGGAGTACCGCCTCAGAGATCAGGGTCTTTCGAAGAGATGCCCTTAAAACAGTGGAGAATAAATTCAAGAACAACGAAACCATTCAGGGAAAGATTGTAGCAAAGGTGAGCAGTGGTTACAATGTAAGACTATTGAACGTGATCGACGCGTTTCTGCCTGGTTCTCATTCAGGACTTCGAATCGATGATGAAATTCCCGAAGAATCGTTAGATTTCAAGATAATCGCCTTCCGAAGATCGAGACGTGGTGCCCCAAGAATCGTCGTGTCGTTAAAAGAACTAAAAGAACAAAGGATAAAAGCCTACTTTGACAGCATAAAAGAAGGGTATATGATTACTGGTACAGTTGAATCCATCAAAAAATTCGGTGCTTTCGTGAAGTTGACTAATGATATCACCGGTCTTATCCCTGCATCAGAAGTTAGCTGGGATTCATCCGTAAGGATAGAAGATGTTCTCAAACTTGGAGACAAAATCGAAGCAAAAGTGATAGGCATAGATAGAGAAAAAAGGAAAATATCCTTAAGCCTCAAACAATTACAAAAAGACCCATGGGATGATATCGAAGAGCGCTTCCCCGTGGGAACTGTTCACAACGGAAAAGTGAAATCCATCGTCCCCTTTGGATTCTTTGTTGCTCTTGAGAATGGTATAGAAGGACTTGTTCACATTTCCGAAGTCTTCTGGGGCAATACGAGAAAGAAACTTCAGGAAGTTGTGAAAGTGGGAGATGAAGTGCTTGTCAAGGTGAAAGACATCGATAGGAAGAAACGAACTATTTCATTGAGCTATCGTGAAGCTCTCGGTGACCCGTGGGATGACATAGAATCAAGATACAATGTTGGAAAAGTTGTTGAAGGAACGGTTGTCAAAGTTTTGCCCACTGGCGTGATCATCGAACTCGAAGAATATGTCTCCGGTTTTGTACCACTCTCGGAAGTTTCATGGAATTTCGTTGATAAGATTGAAGATGTAGTCAAAGAGGGTGATACCGTTTCTGTTCAGGTAATATCTCTCGATAAAGAAAATCGTAGAATGAGATTGAGTCTTAAGAAAGCCACCGAAGATCCATGGAAAAGGGTAGCTGAAGAATTGAAAGTCGGCGATTATGTTTCTGGAACAATCACTCGTACGATAAAATCAGGAGCAATAGTACTTGTTGACGATTACAATGTAGAGGCCTTTCTTCCTGTATCTCAGGTTTCAGACAAAAAGGTCGAGAATATCGAAGATGCTATAAATCCGGGACTGAAGCAGAATTTTAAGATAATCCGCCTCGTTTACGAACCAGAAAACGACTCCAGAAATATGGTGGTATCCATAAGACAGTACTTGAAAGACATAGAAAAGAGGGAAACTGAAGAAGCCCTCAAAGAGCTATCTTCAGAAGATACGAGTACCCTTTCTCTTGGAGACAAGCTTAAAGAACATCTTGAGAAAGAGGATACCTCTGAGTAA
- the der gene encoding ribosome biogenesis GTPase Der has product MATVLIVGRPNVGKSTLFNRLVGGRRVIVDDLPGVTRDFVFGRVEWQQKAFEAVDTCGLFDNPKDIVEEKMKEVTLDIIDDGDLILWVVDGRNGLTAADHDLANLLRKYKKKLILVANKVENEASFETNVKPDLYSLGFAEPIPISADHGLNIDILLDSIIQKLEELGHHIDYTPEAEDNEGLKVAIIGKPNSGKSSLFNAIVGSQRSLVTDFPGTTRDAVDETLIIDDTPITFVDTAGIRKKTSVSVKNVEYYSVMRAIDTLERSDIVVLVIDATQGISNQDQRIAGLAEKNGKGIITVFNKVDLIDDRKMNSLLKAFELELYFIDYSPVLFTSALTGFGIDELIDKIFLVGEKIDYRIPTGLLNNLIGRFVSSTPPVGTKVKKAKIYYATQINTRPPLIMLNVNNPKLFTQSYLRGLRRAIRENIDPLEGTPIFIKLRRKR; this is encoded by the coding sequence GTGGCAACAGTTCTCATAGTTGGACGTCCAAATGTTGGAAAATCAACGTTGTTTAATCGTCTAGTTGGCGGAAGAAGAGTGATTGTTGACGATCTCCCGGGTGTAACCCGGGACTTCGTCTTTGGAAGGGTGGAATGGCAACAGAAGGCCTTTGAAGCTGTAGATACCTGTGGTCTTTTTGACAACCCGAAAGATATAGTCGAAGAAAAGATGAAAGAGGTTACTCTCGACATCATAGACGATGGGGACTTGATTCTTTGGGTTGTTGACGGAAGAAATGGTTTGACCGCTGCAGACCACGATCTGGCTAATCTTCTACGCAAGTACAAAAAGAAACTTATTCTTGTGGCGAACAAGGTAGAAAATGAGGCAAGTTTTGAAACGAACGTTAAACCAGATTTGTACAGCCTTGGATTTGCAGAACCTATTCCTATTTCTGCCGACCACGGTCTAAACATCGATATACTTCTGGACTCCATTATTCAGAAACTCGAAGAACTGGGACACCATATCGACTATACTCCCGAAGCGGAGGATAATGAAGGTCTAAAGGTTGCTATTATAGGCAAACCAAATTCCGGCAAATCATCACTTTTCAACGCTATCGTTGGTAGCCAGCGTAGTCTGGTAACAGATTTTCCTGGCACAACACGAGATGCTGTTGACGAAACACTGATAATCGATGATACCCCCATCACATTCGTTGATACTGCCGGTATTAGAAAAAAAACAAGTGTAAGTGTAAAAAACGTTGAATACTACAGTGTGATGAGAGCCATTGATACCTTAGAAAGGTCTGATATTGTCGTTCTCGTGATAGATGCCACACAGGGAATAAGTAATCAAGACCAGAGAATTGCTGGACTTGCCGAGAAAAATGGGAAAGGGATCATCACCGTATTCAATAAGGTTGACTTAATAGACGACAGAAAAATGAACAGCCTTTTAAAGGCTTTTGAGCTTGAGTTATACTTTATCGATTACAGTCCCGTGCTATTTACCTCGGCTCTCACCGGTTTTGGAATAGATGAGCTTATTGACAAAATATTCCTCGTCGGCGAAAAAATAGATTATCGTATACCAACGGGTCTGTTGAATAACCTCATTGGGAGATTTGTGAGTTCGACTCCACCGGTCGGCACGAAAGTGAAAAAAGCAAAGATTTATTATGCTACCCAGATAAACACCCGCCCTCCTCTTATAATGTTGAACGTAAACAATCCGAAACTTTTCACACAGTCCTATCTGAGAGGATTGAGAAGGGCAATCAGAGAAAACATAGACCCGCTCGAGGGTACACCAATATTCATTAAGTTGAGGCGAAAGAGATGA
- the plsY gene encoding glycerol-3-phosphate 1-O-acyltransferase PlsY, with protein MMQAIFLAIIGYLSGSIPFSYIIPKLKGIDIRKVGSGNVGGTNVLRNLGGVIGFTTMVLDGLKAFIPMLIAMKYFGLPKDETIIIGFFAAIGHSYSIFLGFKGGKAVACTVGTLTGIKGYFLPLFLAIWTPIVLITKYVSLGSIMSVAVMDVIVFFIAGKEAGLWILAFFLFTVFRHRENIARLIKGEERKTDLIAAFKNKRDR; from the coding sequence ATGATGCAAGCGATTTTTCTGGCAATAATTGGCTATCTTTCTGGGAGTATTCCCTTTAGTTATATTATTCCAAAATTAAAAGGGATCGATATACGGAAAGTTGGAAGTGGCAATGTCGGAGGTACAAATGTCCTCAGAAATCTTGGTGGAGTTATAGGGTTCACAACCATGGTTCTCGATGGTCTCAAGGCATTTATCCCAATGCTCATCGCGATGAAGTATTTTGGGCTTCCGAAAGATGAAACAATAATCATCGGTTTCTTTGCGGCGATTGGGCACAGCTACTCGATTTTTCTAGGCTTCAAAGGTGGGAAGGCGGTAGCTTGCACCGTTGGAACCCTAACGGGAATAAAGGGATATTTTCTACCTTTGTTCCTTGCAATATGGACTCCCATAGTACTCATTACCAAGTACGTATCCCTCGGTTCTATAATGAGTGTGGCTGTTATGGATGTCATCGTATTTTTCATAGCAGGTAAGGAAGCCGGTCTGTGGATACTCGCGTTCTTTCTGTTTACGGTCTTCAGGCACAGAGAGAATATAGCGAGACTAATAAAAGGAGAAGAAAGAAAGACCGATCTAATAGCGGCATTTAAAAATAAACGGGACCGATAG
- the atpC gene encoding ATP synthase F1 subunit epsilon, with protein sequence MSLNVKIVTPFEIKWEGEADYLAFRSTEGGMGILPQRAPLITKLAVELVKIQTTEGKTLLFAVHGGYLLNTRTETIIVADAVERPEDIDIHRAEEKISRAREILKVEKDTKEKARINAKLQRHMLRIRVFKENVRGGGTK encoded by the coding sequence ATGTCTCTCAATGTCAAGATCGTGACGCCCTTTGAGATCAAATGGGAAGGAGAAGCAGACTATCTGGCCTTTCGTAGCACTGAAGGCGGTATGGGTATTCTTCCACAACGTGCCCCTTTGATAACGAAACTCGCCGTAGAACTGGTAAAAATTCAAACTACCGAAGGCAAAACTCTTTTATTTGCGGTTCACGGAGGATATCTTCTAAACACACGCACCGAAACGATTATTGTAGCAGATGCGGTTGAAAGACCTGAAGACATCGATATTCACAGAGCGGAGGAAAAGATATCAAGGGCTCGGGAAATATTGAAGGTTGAGAAAGATACAAAAGAGAAAGCGCGTATCAACGCAAAACTCCAAAGACATATGTTGAGAATCAGGGTCTTCAAAGAAAATGTACGCGGAGGCGGTACAAAATAA
- the atpD gene encoding F0F1 ATP synthase subunit beta, which yields MNKGKIVSIIGPIIDVSFEGAILPDILNALEVENEFLGKKIILEVAQIIGDNMIRAIALDSTDGLVRGQEVVDTGKQISVPVGNEILGRMFNLLGEPIDERGPVEAKERWEIHREPPGITEQKTDIEILETGIKVIDLLAPFNKGGKIGFFGGAGVGKTVLVMELIRNIAIEHKGLSIFAGVGERTREGNDLWLEMQEAGVLPNTALVFGQMNEPPGARFRVGLSAITMAEYFRDVQKKDVLVFIDNIFRFVQAGSEVSALLGRMPSAVGYQPTLASEMGKLQERITSTKSGSITSVQAIYVPADDITDPAPATTFSHLDATVNLSRSIAEQGLYPAVDPLDSTSKNLDPTIVGTEHYQVARKVQEVLQRYKDLQDIIAILGMEELSEEDKLIVRRARRIQRFLTQPFFVAERFSNIPGKYVPIKETVRGFKEILEGRHDDLPEQAFMMVGTIDEAVEKAKTLAGGR from the coding sequence GTGAACAAAGGAAAGATCGTGTCAATAATAGGTCCCATTATTGATGTCAGTTTTGAAGGAGCGATATTGCCTGACATTCTCAACGCACTGGAAGTTGAGAACGAGTTTCTCGGAAAGAAAATCATCCTCGAAGTTGCCCAGATAATTGGCGATAATATGATCAGAGCAATCGCTCTCGATTCGACTGACGGACTGGTGAGAGGCCAGGAAGTTGTTGATACCGGGAAGCAAATTTCTGTTCCTGTGGGTAATGAAATACTCGGAAGAATGTTTAATCTGCTGGGAGAGCCCATTGACGAACGCGGTCCGGTAGAAGCGAAAGAACGCTGGGAAATACATAGGGAACCGCCGGGAATAACCGAACAGAAGACAGACATTGAAATACTCGAAACAGGTATAAAGGTAATTGACCTCCTCGCCCCTTTCAACAAAGGTGGAAAAATAGGTTTCTTTGGTGGGGCCGGGGTAGGTAAAACTGTTCTGGTTATGGAACTTATCAGGAATATCGCTATTGAACACAAGGGGCTTTCGATATTTGCCGGAGTCGGTGAACGTACAAGGGAAGGAAACGACCTATGGTTAGAAATGCAAGAAGCCGGTGTTCTCCCAAATACTGCTCTAGTCTTCGGCCAGATGAACGAACCGCCAGGAGCCAGGTTTAGAGTAGGGCTTTCGGCAATTACCATGGCAGAATATTTCCGTGATGTCCAGAAAAAAGACGTCCTGGTGTTCATCGATAACATCTTTAGGTTTGTTCAAGCAGGTTCTGAAGTCTCCGCCCTACTTGGAAGAATGCCGTCCGCTGTCGGTTACCAGCCAACACTTGCCTCAGAGATGGGAAAACTTCAGGAACGTATAACATCCACCAAGAGTGGTTCTATAACATCCGTTCAAGCGATTTATGTTCCAGCCGATGATATTACGGACCCGGCTCCTGCAACAACGTTCAGTCATCTTGATGCTACTGTTAATCTTTCGAGGTCTATCGCAGAGCAGGGACTCTATCCGGCTGTTGACCCCCTTGATTCCACTTCGAAGAATCTCGACCCGACAATAGTGGGAACAGAGCATTACCAGGTTGCGAGGAAAGTACAGGAAGTATTGCAGCGCTACAAAGATTTGCAGGATATCATTGCGATTCTTGGAATGGAAGAACTCTCTGAAGAAGATAAACTCATTGTTAGAAGGGCACGAAGAATTCAGAGATTCCTCACTCAGCCTTTCTTCGTTGCGGAAAGATTCAGCAATATTCCCGGAAAATATGTCCCTATCAAAGAAACTGTACGTGGATTCAAAGAAATCCTTGAAGGAAGGCACGATGACTTGCCTGAACAAGCTTTTATGATGGTTGGCACAATAGATGAGGCGGTAGAAAAGGCAAAAACCCTTGCTGGAGGGCGATAA
- the atpG gene encoding ATP synthase F1 subunit gamma, giving the protein MSKGKLRAIKERIESTESTMQITRAMEMVARAKIKKVEKSLIFVRKYESTLRKTLSIVRSSINEVEKPSGEGSVLLVITADMGLCGAFNSEILRLADGVLEKGEIKAIITVGNKCEQHYKGNPLLKGSFSRFYDVPDPDEAVIIWNRVYEAMNEVNASGLKIVYSRFKNPMVQLPAIYEVLPFEPDDNFETNELYDFEPEIDVLYGELLESWVTSVILLVTYETKVGELFARQNAMKNATENAQKMIEQLTLIRNKVRQATITQEIIEVVNGAEALKG; this is encoded by the coding sequence GTGAGCAAAGGAAAACTTCGCGCAATTAAAGAGCGAATAGAGTCCACAGAATCAACGATGCAGATCACCCGGGCAATGGAAATGGTAGCCCGGGCAAAGATAAAGAAAGTCGAAAAATCTCTTATTTTTGTTAGAAAATACGAAAGTACTTTAAGGAAGACGCTGTCCATAGTCCGTTCATCTATAAATGAAGTCGAAAAACCCAGCGGAGAAGGTAGTGTTCTACTTGTAATTACAGCGGACATGGGACTCTGTGGAGCGTTCAACAGTGAAATTTTAAGGCTTGCCGATGGAGTATTGGAAAAAGGCGAAATAAAAGCCATCATAACGGTTGGGAATAAATGTGAACAGCACTACAAAGGAAATCCATTGCTCAAAGGGAGTTTTTCAAGATTTTACGATGTACCTGACCCCGACGAAGCTGTCATCATTTGGAACAGGGTATATGAAGCCATGAATGAAGTGAATGCATCTGGACTGAAAATTGTATATAGTAGATTCAAAAATCCCATGGTACAATTACCCGCTATTTATGAAGTCCTGCCTTTTGAGCCTGACGATAATTTCGAAACAAACGAATTATACGATTTTGAACCTGAAATTGATGTTCTTTACGGCGAGCTTCTCGAATCATGGGTGACGTCTGTCATCTTACTGGTGACATATGAAACTAAAGTAGGCGAATTATTTGCCCGGCAAAACGCCATGAAAAACGCCACAGAGAACGCCCAGAAGATGATAGAGCAACTTACCCTTATCAGAAACAAAGTACGTCAGGCAACAATCACTCAAGAAATAATCGAAGTCGTGAATGGAGCCGAGGCTCTAAAAGGTTGA